In one Anas platyrhynchos isolate ZD024472 breed Pekin duck chromosome 8, IASCAAS_PekinDuck_T2T, whole genome shotgun sequence genomic region, the following are encoded:
- the TOE1 gene encoding target of EGR1 protein 1, producing MAAAMQGAAMSRRVPVVDVQSGNLAELWPGMLLALRSAAFIAVDTELSGLGARKALLSPCIEERYRAVCSAARTRSMLSLGIACFRQLPGKPEHTYLCQVYNLTLLCTEEYVVEPQSVQFLVQHGFDFNKQYSQGIPYHKGNDKGNETQSQSVRTFFLELIRARKPLVLHNGLIDLVFLYQCFYAHLPDNLGTFTADLSEMFPAGIYDTKYASEFETRFVASYLEYAFKKCKRENCKLRDSGSQHLTIEFCNYPENMSHYIDYRHCSLEETSSVGGANNVPVCEKFSAYGWCPNGVKCPQSHNIDLIIDEDDKVLEKRKKRKHKWKRRKNAEEPAKVLEQESSGKDMEIAQNGEEGPPPKQSCYEAAAEAEEMTPNDDDWPLEEENSTAVAPEASSDPSTRPRWEEDLGSAGEPADMSPSAKGHASDSDQVEGKSELPAGAASARHPDSPQTEAACAAGKQKEAQELPSQGGIHRAGFDAFMTGYIMAYVWMLKKRKSTDSSTEPWCPDCHNKLYLSGKSVPLQIVKSSFSKSSKAHSRKMKLAWDST from the exons ATGGCGGCGGCCATGCAGGGGGCGGCCATGTCGCGGCGGGTGCCGGTGGTGGACGTGCAGAGCGGGAACCTGGCGGAGCTGTGGCCCGGGATGCTGCTGGCGCTGCGCTCCGCGGCCTTCATCGCCGTGGACACG GAGCTGAGCGGGCTCGGGGCCAGGAAGGCGCTGCTGAGCCC GTGCATCGAGGAGCGGTACCGAGCTGTgtgcagcgccgcccggacgcGCTCCATGCTGTCCCTGGGCATCGCCTGCTTCAGGCAGCTCCCCGGCAAG cccgAGCACACCTACCTGTGCCAGGTGTACAACCTGACGCTGCTCTGCACCGAGGAGTACGTGGTGGAGCCGCAGTCGGTGCAGTTCCTGGTGCAGCACGGCTTCGACTTCAACAAGCAGTACTCGCAGGGCATCCCCTACCACAAGGGCAACGACAAG GGCAATGAGACCCAGAGCCAGAGCGTTCGAACCTTTTTCCTGGAACTCATCCGAGCGAGAAAGCCTCTCGTTCTGCACAACGGCCTGATCGATCTGGTCTTCCTGTACCAGTGCTTCTACGCTCACCTCCCAGACAACCTCGGCACTTTCACCGCTGACCTCTCGGAAATGTTCCCAGCAGGCATATATGACACCAAATACGCTTCGGAGTTTGAGACCCGCTTTGTGGCATCCTACTTGGAGTATGCTTTCAAGAAGTG CAAGCGAGAGAACTGCAAGCTGAGGGACTCCGGCAGCCAGCACCTCACCATTGAGTTCTGCAACTACCCCGAGAACATGTCCCACTACATTGACTATCGCCACTGCTCTCTGGAAGAAACAAGCAGCGTGGGAGGGGCAAATAACGTGCCTGTCTGCGAGAAATTTTCG GCCTACGGCTGGTGTCCAAACGGGGTGAAGTGTCCCCAGTCCCATAACATCGACCTCATAATCGATGAGGACGACAAGGTTTTGGAGAAGCGGAAGAAACGCAAACACAAGTGGAAGCGGCGGAAGAACGCAGAAGAACCCGCAAAGGTGCTTGAACAGGAAAGCTCAGGGAAAGACATGGAGATAGCTCAGAACGGGGAGGAGGGACCGCCGCCAAAGCAGAGCTGCTACGAAGCTGCCGCAGAGGCGGAGGAGATGACACCCAACGATGATGACTGGCCACTGGAGGAGGAAAACTCCACTGCCGTGGCACCAGAGGCCAGCTCAGACCCCAGCACACGTCCTAGATGGGAAGAGGATCTGGGGAGCGCTGGAGAACCTGCTGACATGAGCCCTTCTGCCAAGGGACACGCCTCTGACAGTGACCAAGTGGAGGGGAAGTCAGAgctccctgctggagcagcctcAGCCAGGCACCCAGACAGCCCCCAGACTGAAGCAGCGTGTGCTGCAGGAAAGCAAAAGGAAGCCCAGGAGCTCCCGTCGCAGGGGGGCATCCACCGAGCTGGTTTTGATGCCTTTATGACTGGCTACATCATGGCTTACGTCTGGATGctcaagaagagaaaaagcacggacagcagcacagagccctggTGTCCGGACTGTCACAATAAACTGTACCTCAGCGGGAAATCAGTGCCGCTTCAAATAGTGAAGAGCTCCTTTTCTAAATCTTCCAAAGCTCACAGCCGGAAGATGAAGTTGGCCTGGGACAGTACATAG